The sequence below is a genomic window from Paenibacillus sp. DCT19.
AGGTCAAGATATTGAATACCGATATACGGAAGTATAATCCCTTACTTATAGATACAAGCTTTTAGAACGTTCCGTGGGTTGGAGAGAACTATGTTGCACTGATCTGACTATAGATCTAAGCCGTCTCTTCGGCTTGGAACAGGAGGGGATAAATATTGAATCCGCCAGCCCGAGATTTGGCTCAGTATATTGCTAACCGAGCGTTTATCATCGTAAAAGCTGCCATATGGGCAGAGAACGAACGTGGTGAAGTATTGTTGATTCAGCATGCAGACCACAGCCACTGGCGAATTCCAGCAGGTCAGATGCGTCCGGGAGAATCGATTGAAGAGACCGCTCATCGGGAGCTATGGGAGGAGACCGGCTGGACCACAGATCATATGGTGTTAGAAGGACTGCATTCAGGGCCAGAGCTGAGACTGCTTCACACAAGCGGGGATGAAGACTATTATGTGATCGCCCTGTTTCGAACTCGAATAATCCAAGATGACCTCGTGGAGTCCCGTGTGAATAGTGAAGCCGGTCTGAAGTTTTTTGACACCGAATCTCTCCCTGTCCTCAATGAGTTTACCCGAATGTTGTTAGCAC
It includes:
- a CDS encoding NUDIX domain-containing protein; amino-acid sequence: MNPPARDLAQYIANRAFIIVKAAIWAENERGEVLLIQHADHSHWRIPAGQMRPGESIEETAHRELWEETGWTTDHMVLEGLHSGPELRLLHTSGDEDYYVIALFRTRIIQDDLVESRVNSEAGLKFFDTESLPVLNEFTRMLLARSNWNE